The genomic segment tcgcggacccggaaaataaagcattaccaaAATATCTAATTCATGCATGCTTTAACAGTCTATTAGAAACTGGTTGTTTGGCATCGCCtatcaaattgattgaattATTACCGTaattattcattaattaattattcattaattattaatttattatggTTTGCATACCAAAAGGCAGATTAACAAAGGTAGTACGTGTCACTTAAAGGGTACAATATCAACATAGATGATGTATTACTTACATTCTAATGAAGTCGACCTTGAGGTGGTCGTAGTCGTGACTTTGACTGTGGAGATGAATGAGAACAAGAGTTTTTAATTTATAAGGTTTTTCTGTACAAGTTAAGTCAATGAATAATAGAGTTGAGATAATTCAGTGTTCAATAAAGTGAAGATAACTCACTGTACAATGAATTTAAGATAAGGGAAAAGAGATAACTTGTCTGATGTCTGATGGAAGCTCTGATTCAAAGATCAAGAGATTTCAGAAATTAAAAAGACCCGACTCACAACTTCGTTTTGATCGTCTCCAGGCATTTAATGTCATTAGCAACGTTGTCATCAATTAAATCtggaaagaaaacacacagttgAGAGACATGATTACATAAACTTCAGAATCAGAGTCAATTTTAATCACATTAAAGTACAATGAATGCACTTGACTTTATCTTGGTAGTGCAGAGACAGTACAAGGAGGATACTATTGTGATTTCAGGCACAGTACATTTAGAAATAAGTGCAGAATCTGACGTTTGGTTCCACTTTGTCACCGTCTTCCTGACCAAGACCACACCGAGAAGACTGgcactgtcagcctctaccagcctctactctgcgtCCTCCAtcgtttctccacctggtggatctggagggaaatctgctggatcgctttacggcacaaaacaggaagaggttctgttcttccagagcaaacggagctaaagctgaaagagtttctggcagcagatggtggaaggagggaaaggaagatggagaaatcacttccaacatgttgatcctcttcagggcaCTTTCaattttctttatctttttaatgttgtctttttacctatgtctttattttattttttttatgtaaagcactttgaattgccgttgtgtatgaaatgtgctttataaataacttgccttgccttgcctagcaacggggctgatgggaaatgtggtcaACAGCAAAATGTTGTCACTCACAGTCCTAAAGACTGACTGACTCCAGGAACTGCTACAATGATATATAGATGTTTAAAAATtatacacgtagcacctttaaaggaaAAGCTGCCCTGAattttaaaggttaaatgtgttaCAAATGtgttactgaagcataatatgactagtaaatatcagcaggttcctgaatggtagagagtgaaacaaagtgacgCTGCAGGGAttcctgcattcaaaaacacaggagcggcccgaggctgaaggccctcaccaaggtcccttcaaaaatctggcagtttgttttttccttgcttatcagcaaaaatcgcacatcggaaaatataatttgagagtTTACTACTAAtcagtagggtgttctggtaaattcggcatgtacagtatataatcCTCTGAACAGCTCAAATTTTGACGGACCAGCCCATTTATGCAGCGGGGAAGTGatgttacttcacacacaaaacgACCACTCCTTACCTTCGATATGCTCCAAGCAGGAAtcgtggtgatgtcaggatccatcgaataaaaaaaatgtgctaaCTCTCTATATATaaatctatatctatatctatatctatatagatatagatatatatatataacattcATTGTCGTTGATTttgaaacagtccaacctgcccaccatgctgatgatggtctcgctctacggagggcagagtgttgttgccatgacaacgctgaacaatagaggccagcattggaccagagattacacatagaccctttaacCACGAAGGACATACAAACCCCAAACCAATACTCACCGCTGCAGTTGATGTCACAGAGGTTGGGTGAGTCGCCGGCGCCGGAGCTGCAGATCAGGTGATCGCTGAGCTGGAAAATGCCGTAGAGGGTCCAGGTGTCCCTCTGACTCACCGCGCTGGTGTTGAAACCCGCCCCCTTCTCCACGTGACAGACGACtagaggcagggagagggaagacaggaaCAAACTGACTCCCCCATACTCACATTTATATAAAGAAATATATAGTATGTAAACAGTATACATATTAGTGAtgatgcttatctcacgatacgagggttcatgattcgatacaactacgatacgatgtaataaataaaagttcaatgaatAGTAAATAAAAGtatattgtgtttatttctgagccacaaatctttctagcttgctagaatgtaaacaactttTTTTGTGCTTAAATTCTATTTTCAACAATTATTTGCAGTCTGccacttttattgttttattatttttattatagtATTATTCCTACTATAAAAACTTGCATAAAGATTGAAGGCACATTCAAGAATTTTCCCACCTAGCAGTTATTGAGCTCTTGTGCTGGTGTTGTAAATGTGTTATAAACTGGAGTTCATGCAAAATCTTTATTCTATATATGTGTACTATTTATATGTACTGTAAGCTTTTTCTGATTTGGCCTGCCTGCCAAATGATTCATGTGTCCTACCTGTGTGCCATTCTGGTATACTCTAATTCgtttgtattttctattttaaatGCATTCAATAAATGAATCAGTCAGTATAAAAATCCAAAATATCTTTTACAGCAAGCAGCTCACTGCACTGCCGTACATGTTACTTTACGTTTGGATAGTTTCGATGTTTCTAATGAACAAGTTACGACCAGTACTCACTTTTGGCCACAAAGTCCTCATCGGTCACATGGCGGTGACAGTTTTTGAGTTCAGCTTCCTCCAGTAGCGTCTTCAGCTCACATTTATCGACCAGCTTCCCCTCGGCCGGAGCGGAGAACAGGGCCGCCAGCACCAACGCAACAAGCATCTTCATCTTGTCCCAAAGTGAGCTATCTCCTCTTGCGTTGAGAATATGTGTAACATGGTTTATATACTCTCAGAGACCTGGTGAGAACTGCTATCTTTTGTTCTCCTCAAACAAAGACCATTCCCTTGGCGCCTTGAAGCCTTGTTGAAAGACCACAAGGGTGTGCCAAAATCTCTGGTTTAGCCTTGAGTTTCAGTTCTCTATTGAGGTCAGGGGGAAAATGATACGTCTG from the Centroberyx gerrardi isolate f3 chromosome 3, fCenGer3.hap1.cur.20231027, whole genome shotgun sequence genome contains:
- the LOC139919320 gene encoding lysozyme C, milk isozyme; the protein is MKMLVALVLAALFSAPAEGKLVDKCELKTLLEEAELKNCHRHVTDEDFVAKIVCHVEKGAGFNTSAVSQRDTWTLYGIFQLSDHLICSSGAGDSPNLCDINCSDLIDDNVANDIKCLETIKTKFQSHDYDHLKVDFIRMIRILFQSECYNVSASTYFADC